One genomic segment of Rhizorhabdus phycosphaerae includes these proteins:
- a CDS encoding asparagine synthetase B family protein, producing the protein MRLDNRPELGDALGIPPERLALMADSDLLLHAWSRWGIEAVPQLYGDFAFAIWDSHLRQLTLVRDFPGGRPLFYHCGDGWIGLASMAKGLHALPDVPLAADETTIARHLALLPMQGSGSFFAGIKRVEPGHMVQIRADGSVESSTWYQPPPALPPLADPQPYLDRVREVFDRAVADRLRSTSRITTTLSGGLDSTLVTATAADLLARSGKRITAYTHVPKPGLPLNDAPGFSGNESDLARKLAQRHDNIDHLLVASEDRHIGDDLDQRFHYAEMPALNLCNEVWISEICRRAGVTPKTVLLMAIFGNMTISSSGLKGLNDLLREGRIGTWLRTVSALLRHKGLAFRTILYMPLSFAIPAWLDKAIRRLFGHPHRDLRAFSSLADEIADAPVAHAPSLSRQAETIFREQSRGRRTEMLALFWQQELVTLSNKGMLARFGVDTRDPTSDRRLIDLCLSLPHEIYLDQGRLKGLYHRTFADRVDADIRLARSKGLQGADWAGRLLEAQSSIIEEAHRAGSSSVGEKLVDTPGLVALAESIPQMAGGDLEARATSYRYRLLRGLSVTHFLRKVEGRNG; encoded by the coding sequence CTGCGGCTCGATAACCGCCCGGAACTCGGCGACGCGCTCGGTATCCCGCCCGAGCGGCTCGCCCTCATGGCCGATTCCGACCTGCTGCTGCACGCCTGGAGCCGCTGGGGCATCGAGGCCGTTCCGCAGCTTTACGGCGATTTCGCCTTCGCCATCTGGGACAGCCATCTACGCCAGCTGACATTGGTCCGGGACTTTCCTGGCGGTCGTCCTCTCTTTTATCACTGCGGCGACGGCTGGATCGGCTTAGCGTCCATGGCAAAGGGCCTGCACGCCCTTCCCGACGTGCCTCTCGCCGCCGATGAGACGACGATCGCACGGCATCTGGCGCTGTTGCCGATGCAGGGATCAGGCAGCTTCTTCGCCGGCATCAAGCGGGTCGAGCCAGGGCATATGGTGCAGATCCGTGCGGATGGATCAGTGGAAAGCTCGACATGGTACCAGCCTCCCCCGGCGCTTCCGCCTCTGGCTGATCCCCAACCCTATCTGGACCGGGTTCGCGAGGTTTTCGATCGTGCCGTCGCCGATCGCCTTCGCAGCACGTCGCGGATCACTACGACGCTCAGCGGTGGGCTCGACAGCACGCTGGTGACAGCCACCGCCGCAGATTTGCTCGCCCGATCAGGAAAGCGCATCACCGCCTACACCCATGTCCCAAAACCGGGCCTGCCCCTGAATGACGCGCCAGGCTTCTCCGGAAACGAGAGCGATCTCGCCCGGAAGCTGGCGCAGCGGCATGACAACATCGATCACCTGCTCGTCGCGTCCGAGGATCGACACATCGGCGACGATCTCGACCAACGCTTCCATTACGCCGAGATGCCCGCGCTGAACCTGTGCAACGAGGTGTGGATCAGCGAGATTTGCCGACGTGCTGGCGTCACTCCAAAAACGGTTCTGCTGATGGCGATCTTCGGCAACATGACGATCAGCAGTTCCGGCCTCAAGGGGCTCAACGACCTCCTGCGAGAAGGTCGGATCGGGACCTGGCTCCGCACGGTCTCCGCGCTGCTACGGCATAAAGGCCTTGCCTTTCGCACGATCCTCTACATGCCGCTGAGCTTCGCCATCCCGGCGTGGCTGGATAAGGCGATAAGGCGGTTGTTCGGGCATCCCCATCGCGATCTGCGCGCGTTTAGTTCGCTCGCCGACGAGATCGCCGACGCGCCGGTTGCACACGCACCGTCGCTTTCCAGGCAAGCAGAGACCATTTTCCGGGAGCAGTCGCGGGGCCGCCGTACAGAGATGCTGGCGCTATTCTGGCAGCAGGAACTGGTCACCCTGTCGAACAAAGGAATGCTGGCCCGGTTTGGGGTCGACACGCGCGATCCCACAAGCGACCGCCGGCTGATCGACCTCTGCCTGTCCCTTCCGCACGAGATCTACCTGGACCAGGGCCGTCTGAAGGGACTCTACCACAGGACCTTTGCCGACCGGGTCGATGCCGACATAAGGCTGGCAAGATCGAAAGGCCTGCAGGGCGCGGACTGGGCCGGCCGCCTGTTGGAGGCCCAATCGTCTATCATCGAGGAAGCCCATCGCGCGGGATCCAGTTCCGTCGGAGAGAAACTGGTGGATACGCCGGGGCTGGTCGCACTGGCGGAGTCCATCCCACAAATGGCAGGCGGCGATCTGGAAGCGCGTGCAACGAGCTACCGCTACCGCCTGCTCCGCGGGCTTTCGGTGACCCATTTTCTGCGAAAGGTAGAGGGGAGAAATGGCTGA
- a CDS encoding 2OG-Fe(II) oxygenase has protein sequence MVDWVDADGFAEAEPEQRFFQHQAYERALPGRELSPGILDLVRFKALLSSAAFLDLALLITGHRPTALQELLIRRMVRGDLARRHDDAIGGRTICALLYFSDGWHQAMGGEFVMHGREGDIVIDPLPNRMIIFDVNTGLDHSVRPLSEVAGDWQRFNFSIWFR, from the coding sequence GTGGTCGACTGGGTCGATGCCGATGGCTTTGCCGAGGCCGAACCCGAGCAGCGCTTCTTCCAGCATCAGGCATATGAACGAGCGCTTCCTGGACGCGAACTCTCCCCAGGCATACTCGACCTGGTCCGGTTCAAGGCCCTGTTGTCGAGCGCCGCATTTCTCGATCTGGCGCTCCTGATCACCGGCCACCGCCCCACGGCGCTGCAAGAGCTGCTCATTCGCCGGATGGTCCGCGGGGACCTGGCGCGGCGGCATGATGATGCCATTGGCGGACGCACCATTTGCGCGCTGCTATACTTCAGCGATGGCTGGCATCAGGCCATGGGCGGGGAGTTCGTCATGCATGGCCGCGAAGGTGACATAGTCATCGACCCGCTACCGAACCGCATGATCATCTTCGATGTCAATACCGGGCTCGATCACAGTGTGAGACCGCTATCCGAAGTGGCCGGGGACTGGCAGCGGTTCAACTTCTCGATCTGGTTCCGCTGA